Proteins from a genomic interval of Clostridia bacterium:
- a CDS encoding PD-(D/E)XK nuclease family protein, with protein MRHYSHTRFSLFEACPRAYKLQYRDRVPAAASEAVLIGRVVHKIIAEYDRHLLARGLETDITALPEIAARVFYQEPSALGSAGFAEVMRIIEGFGGAHVFHPDVTVGIEEQIKFEVSPGVMYWGVLDLLEIDGDKATIVDYKTDWRVRTEAEVERDPQLAIYAWAVKREYPQVEEFEARLEFVRHGVVRHACIDERDVEQAESRVLGMIAQIEAEKEFAPRPGAACSWCGYAGVCPAVRNIGSGQVVCASAEDAKRIAGELALLERQVEDRKKALSAWCAANGPVESGGLVWGHWATPSKAVEDAKHFAELVEAMGEDPWQYLSVDGRKLKKLLAEEEKAAALAAALVDRSYTSFRAKKEGAEV; from the coding sequence GTGAGGCATTACAGCCATACCAGGTTCAGTCTGTTCGAGGCGTGCCCCAGGGCGTATAAGCTGCAGTACCGGGATAGGGTCCCGGCGGCGGCTTCGGAGGCGGTCCTCATCGGGCGGGTGGTCCACAAGATCATTGCCGAGTATGACCGGCACCTGCTGGCGCGGGGGCTGGAGACCGATATCACCGCTTTGCCGGAGATCGCGGCGCGGGTGTTCTACCAGGAACCGAGCGCCCTGGGAAGCGCGGGGTTCGCAGAGGTCATGCGCATTATAGAAGGATTTGGCGGGGCGCATGTGTTTCACCCGGATGTTACCGTGGGCATCGAGGAGCAGATCAAGTTCGAGGTCTCGCCCGGGGTGATGTACTGGGGGGTGCTGGACCTTTTGGAAATCGATGGGGATAAGGCGACCATCGTGGATTATAAGACCGACTGGCGGGTAAGGACCGAAGCAGAGGTGGAAAGGGATCCCCAGCTCGCGATCTATGCCTGGGCGGTCAAGCGCGAGTACCCCCAGGTGGAGGAATTCGAGGCGAGATTGGAGTTCGTGAGGCACGGGGTGGTCCGGCATGCCTGCATCGATGAGCGGGATGTGGAGCAGGCTGAAAGCCGGGTGCTGGGGATGATCGCCCAGATCGAGGCGGAGAAAGAATTCGCTCCCAGGCCGGGCGCGGCGTGCTCGTGGTGCGGGTATGCGGGGGTATGCCCGGCAGTCAGGAATATCGGCAGCGGGCAGGTGGTTTGCGCGAGCGCGGAAGATGCAAAGCGGATCGCGGGAGAGCTGGCGCTTTTGGAGCGGCAGGTGGAGGACCGCAAGAAGGCTCTCTCTGCATGGTGCGCGGCCAACGGCCCGGTGGAGTCGGGCGGGCTGGTGTGGGGGCATTGGGCTACGCCGTCGAAGGCGGTAGAGGATGCGAAGCATTTCGCTGAGCTCGTGGAAGCAATGGGGGAGGATCCCTGGCAGTATCTCAGCGTGGATGGGCGGAAGCTGAAGAAGCTGCTGGCGGAGGAGGAGAAGGCGGCGGCGCTGGCGGCGGCGCTGGTGGATCGGAGCTATACGAGTTTCAGGGCGAAGAAGGAGGGCG
- a CDS encoding helix-turn-helix transcriptional regulator, protein MLKEARKKAGLSQQEAADRLNIGRRTLTSYENGHTIAPPEVVLKMAEVYGDQALPGRWCARACPIGRVIAYDYECDNLAGVVLGVLKEMDDAERVKSRLVAIAADGRLEGSELSEFARIIRELCELEREIGELKQFAAKLGVLELGAKAGERKGLKGKTALGAAY, encoded by the coding sequence GTGCTGAAAGAGGCCCGGAAGAAGGCGGGGCTGAGCCAGCAGGAGGCGGCGGACCGGCTTAATATCGGCAGGCGGACGCTCACCTCCTACGAAAATGGGCATACCATCGCCCCGCCGGAGGTGGTGCTGAAGATGGCGGAAGTGTATGGCGATCAGGCGCTGCCCGGGCGCTGGTGCGCGAGGGCATGCCCTATCGGGCGGGTGATCGCCTACGACTATGAATGCGACAACCTCGCCGGGGTGGTGCTTGGGGTGCTCAAGGAGATGGATGACGCGGAGCGGGTGAAGTCGCGGCTGGTGGCGATCGCTGCCGATGGCAGGCTGGAGGGCTCGGAGCTCTCGGAGTTCGCACGGATCATCAGGGAGCTATGCGAGCTCGAGCGGGAGATCGGAGAGCTCAAGCAGTTCGCGGCGAAGCTGGGAGTTCTGGAGCTCGGGGCAAAGGCGGGAGAAAGGAAAGGGCTAAAAGGAAAGACGGCTCTGGGAGCCGCCTATTGA
- a CDS encoding helix-turn-helix domain-containing protein, whose translation MMNAPTILTVPEAADLLKVSAWSVYEMVRQKKIPALRIGRAIRIPLEGLLESLASAPELEPQEQDLKRDLIAEARQLYRRQVQATERALSALWSCPAGDVTPERRWKRC comes from the coding sequence ATGATGAACGCACCAACCATTCTCACCGTCCCGGAAGCGGCGGACTTGCTCAAGGTCTCTGCATGGAGCGTATATGAGATGGTCCGCCAGAAGAAGATACCGGCCCTGCGCATAGGGCGCGCCATCCGAATCCCACTAGAAGGGCTCTTGGAATCACTTGCATCAGCTCCCGAGCTTGAGCCCCAAGAGCAAGACCTGAAGCGGGATCTGATAGCGGAGGCGCGGCAGCTTTACCGGCGGCAGGTGCAGGCCACAGAGCGCGCGCTTAGCGCTCTGTGGTCGTGTCCTGCTGGAGATGTTACCCCGGAAAGGAGGTGGAAAAGGTGCTGA
- a CDS encoding helix-turn-helix transcriptional regulator, producing the protein MLVSWQHEGRERDMAEMTQRGNMALRYWRTRRGLSLAELARAAGVSKATLFYWEHGQVSPLMRTLRKVAGALEVPVTALMDPYAAGSPDEEAG; encoded by the coding sequence GTGTTGGTATCATGGCAGCATGAGGGGAGGGAGCGGGACATGGCCGAAATGACCCAGCGAGGGAATATGGCCCTTCGGTACTGGCGCACCCGGCGTGGGCTGTCGTTAGCGGAACTGGCGAGGGCAGCGGGAGTATCGAAGGCGACGTTGTTCTACTGGGAGCATGGGCAGGTATCGCCCCTGATGCGGACGCTGAGAAAGGTTGCAGGGGCGCTTGAAGTGCCCGTGACCGCGCTGATGGATCCGTATGCCGCTGGTTCGCCTGATGAAGAGGCGGGCTAG
- a CDS encoding helix-turn-helix transcriptional regulator, which yields MSIGKKIRKLREAQGYTIETLAQAAGVAKGTVARLEMGAGTPRIDTLEVIAKTLGTTLEDLIAASDIDETDPAEAEIQGIADIIRRLRPEQRRALREFLLTMFEIPKGRIFDLIPKGEANLADALVRAADIAYRANLSDSTRKELFDATVKYYGSTEEAAPFAAHDPEPKPNLEKRAGHADNN from the coding sequence ATGTCGATCGGAAAAAAGATCCGCAAGCTGCGCGAAGCTCAAGGGTACACCATAGAAACCCTCGCCCAGGCTGCAGGGGTAGCCAAAGGGACGGTGGCCCGGCTGGAGATGGGCGCCGGGACCCCGCGCATCGACACTTTAGAAGTTATCGCCAAAACCTTGGGGACTACACTGGAAGATCTTATCGCTGCCTCAGATATCGATGAAACAGACCCTGCTGAGGCCGAGATTCAGGGCATCGCCGACATCATCCGCCGTCTCCGGCCCGAACAGCGCCGCGCCCTGCGGGAATTCCTCCTTACCATGTTCGAAATCCCCAAGGGCCGTATTTTCGACCTTATCCCTAAAGGGGAGGCCAATCTTGCGGACGCTCTGGTTCGGGCTGCCGATATCGCTTACCGCGCAAACCTCTCTGACAGCACGCGCAAAGAGCTTTTTGACGCCACCGTCAAATATTACGGCAGCACCGAAGAGGCAGCGCCATTTGCCGCCCACGATCCCGAACCTAAGCCGAACCTGGAGAAAAGAGCAGGGCATGCCGATAACAATTAG
- a CDS encoding ImmA/IrrE family metallo-endopeptidase, whose amino-acid sequence MSPPIPTLEDLLSLVAGLGCRVEQRPSLAASLGFSGITTGRTIIIDSSLSAREKKSVLAEEIGHILHAPPESHAVFYSPRFRRLDFDRRSRLAYRVGRDETRARRWAAEFLVPQSAFLEFAQTGPHSLPDWCDYFEVSEWLMLVRFQLTEIRSYPASHANRSLNNKQLQRGEPLW is encoded by the coding sequence ATGAGCCCGCCAATTCCAACTCTGGAGGATTTGCTATCTCTTGTTGCCGGTCTTGGGTGCCGGGTAGAGCAGCGCCCAAGCCTCGCTGCCAGCCTCGGCTTTTCCGGCATTACCACCGGGCGCACCATCATCATCGATTCTTCTCTTTCCGCGCGCGAGAAAAAAAGCGTGCTGGCAGAAGAAATCGGGCACATCCTCCACGCCCCGCCCGAAAGCCATGCTGTTTTTTACTCGCCCCGCTTCCGCCGCCTTGACTTCGATCGCCGGTCCCGCCTCGCCTACCGGGTGGGTAGAGACGAGACCCGCGCCCGCCGCTGGGCCGCTGAATTCCTGGTCCCGCAATCCGCCTTTCTCGAGTTCGCGCAGACCGGACCTCACTCCCTGCCCGACTGGTGCGATTACTTCGAGGTATCTGAATGGCTGATGTTGGTCCGCTTCCAATTGACCGAGATCCGCTCTTATCCTGCTTCGCATGCGAATCGATCTCTGAATAACAAACAATTGCAGCGAGGTGAACCGCTATGGTGA